In the genome of Eriocheir sinensis breed Jianghai 21 chromosome 56, ASM2467909v1, whole genome shotgun sequence, one region contains:
- the LOC126984110 gene encoding uncharacterized protein LOC126984110 has product MNFVAFFLLAACVPTHCQSYYESADTPSTITVTETLRVTSTSDVWNTELVENSVFVTQLSTNRNYVPAQPATVTSIIRVTATPVSVVTKTEGINPVRTVVSYVTSFATVTETQEYHNTITHVDVFQHVVTVPVSSVQTLVQREISTTMVITTATVTSRTTGYH; this is encoded by the exons ATGAATTTCGTGGCCTTCTTCCTGCTGGCAGCGTGCGTGCCG ACGCACTGCCAGAGCTATTATGAGTCGGCTGACACTCCTTCCACC ATCACTGTCACTGAAACTCTCCGTGTAACTTCGACGTCGGACGTATGGAACACGGAGTTGGTGGAGAACAGTGTCTTCGTTACCCAACTGTCTACCAACAGAAATTACGTGCCTGCTCAGCCTGCCACGGTCACCTCCATAATAAGGGTGACTGCTACGCCg GTTTCCGTTGTCACGAAGACCGAGGGCATCAACCCGGTGCGCACTGTGGTTTCTTATGTTACTAGCTTCGCCACTGTGACAGAGACGCAAGAATACCATAACACCATTACGCACGTTGACGTCTTCCAACAC GTTGTAACTGTGCCAGTTTCTTCAGTCCAGACTCTTGTGCAGCGGGAGATTTCTACCACCATGGTGATAACCACGGCCACGGTCACATCCAGGACTACGGGCTACCACTGA